CCTGATGCTCACCGTCCTCGGCTTCTGCCTCGGCGTCGGCCAGCCCCTGTCGATGACCACCGTCGTCCGGGCCGCCCCGGCGGCCGCGCGTTCCACCGCGCTCGCCCTGCGGCTGACCGGCAACCGGCTCGGCCAGGTGGCGGCCCCCGCCGCCGCCGGGCTCGTCGCCGGAGTGGCGGGCACCGCGGCGCCGTTCGTCATGCTCGGCGCACTGCTGGTCGTGGCGGCGGGCCTCGGAGCACGCGGCAAGGGCGACCGTGCACCACGCCGGGACGGGGCTCCGCAACCGGATCCGGCCGTTTCCGAGGAAGGCCCGGCGCGGGCCGGCCTCAACCGGAATCCCGCCTGACACTTCCGTCTCCGCACGCTCCGTACGGTGCAACCTTTGCGCGAGTCTTTCCTCACCCTGCGCAGTGGGTTAATTTCAGGCCACTGCTGCCGCTCCCCACCGCTCCACCATCACCCTCCCGGGCGGAACCACATGACTCGCGCCATCACCCTGAACAACGTAAGCAAGGCCTACGGACGCTCCTCGCGTGCTGTCGACCGCCTCTCGCTCACCATCGACCCGGGCGAGTTCGTCGTCCTGCTGGGCCCTTCGGGGTGCGGCAAGTCGACCGTGCTCCGCATGATCGCCGGCCTGGAGGACATCACCGAGGGCGAGATCCTGCTCGACGGTGAACCGGCCAACGACCTGACTCCCCGCGAACGCGGCATGGCCATGGTCTTCCAGAACTTCGCGCTCTACCCGACCATGACCAACCGGGCCAACATCGGCTTCCCGCTGAAGCTGGAGAACCCCCGCCAGGACCACAACGAGCGCATCGAGAACACGGCCAGGATGCTCGGCATCGAGAGCGTCCTGGACCGTCTTCCCGGCCAGCTCTCCGGCGGTGAGCGCCAGCGGGTCGCGATGGGCCGGGCGATTTCGCGCCAGCCCTCGGCCTTCCTGATGGACGAGCCGCTCTCCAACCTCGACGCGAAGCTCCGCAACCACCTGCGCGCCGAGATATCCCAGCTCACCAAGGAACTCGGCGTCACCACGGTCTACGTGACGCACGACCAGGCCGAGGCGATGTCGCTGGGCCACCGGGTCGCCGTGATGCGCGGGGGAGTGCTCCAGCAGGTGAGCCCGCCGCGCGAGGTGTACTCGCTGCCGGAGAACGTGTTCGTCGCCGCGTTCATCGGCACCCCGCGGATCAACCTGCTGCAGGCCGTCGTACACGCGCCCCTGGAGGGGCGGATGTCGATCGACCTCGGCCGCCAGCGCCTCCCGCTGCCCGAACCCCTCAGCCCCGACCACCAGTTGCTGCGGATCCAGCAGGGCCGGCGCATCATCGTCGGACTGCGCTCCGAGGCGGTCCGGATCGCCCCGCCCAGCCAGGCCCGCCCCGGCGAGGTCGCGCTCAGCGGCATCGTCGAGCACGTCGAGTACCAGGGCCACGAGGCGCTGGTCCACCTCAACACCGGGTCGCAGCCCGCCGTGGTCCCGGACCTGGAATCGGCCCGCCCGGACCGCGGCACCCTGCGCAGGCGCCGCGGCGCCGGGGGCGGGGCCGGAGTCCTGGAACGGCTCAAGGAGCGCGCCACCGGCCACACCGGTGCATCCGTCGCGGTCCTCGACGAACCGGGATTCGAGCCGCTCCCGCCGGGCGTGCACAGCCCCGACCGCCCCGCGGTCACGGCCAGCGACCTCGTCGTACGCACCGGCCCCGACATGCGGCTGCGCACCGGGGGTCAGGTTCCGCTCCTGGTCGACCTGGCGCACCTGTATGTCTTCGACCACCAGGGCCGCCGGATCTGCCCACTGCCGAAGGACGTGCCGGGCCTGGAGGTATAGGGGGATGACACCGGGGCCCGTCCGCCGCTCGCCTCCCCCGATCGGTGGACGGGCCCCGGCACGTGACCGACGTCTCTGGCGCCAGAAAACTAACGGCGCTAGTTTAGGTCGCGGACGACCTCGTCCGTCACCGCGTCCGGGAGGAACAGCCATGAAGGCCCATGACGGCATGTACATCGGCGGCGCATGGCGGCCCGCCGCCGGAACGGACACCGTCGCGGTGGTGAACCCGGCGGATGAGCAGGTCATCGCGCACGTTCCGGCGGGCACGGCCGAGGACATCGACGCCGCGGTACGCGCCGCCCGCGCCGCTTTCCCCGGCTGGGCCGCGACCCCGCCCGCCGAGCGCGCCGCCCGGATCGGCGCTCTGCGCGATGTGCTGGCCGCCCGCAAGGACGAGATCGCCGAGACGGTCACGGCCGAACTGGGCTCGCCGCTGCCGATGTCGCAGATGGTGCACGCGGGCGTGCCGGTCCTGGTCGCCGGTTCGTACGCCGAACTGGCGGCGACGTACGCCTTCGAGGAGCGCCACGGCAACTCCACCGTGTTCCTGGAGCCCGTCGGCGTGGTAGGCGCGATCACCCCGTGGAACTACCCGCTGCACCAGATCGTCGCCAAGGTCGCCCCCGCCCTTGCCGCAGGCTGCACCGTCGTCCTCAAGCCGGCCGAGGACACCCCGCTCACCGCGCAGCTCTTCGCCGAGGCCACCGAGGAGGCCGGACTGCCCGCCGGCGTCTTCAACCTGGTCACCGGCCTCGGCCCGGTCGCCGGTCAGGCGCTCGCCGAGCACGAGGACGTCGACCTGGTCTCCTTCACCGGCTCCACCGCGGTCGGCAGGCAGATCGGCGCCACGGCGGGCGGCGCGATCAAGCGCGTCGCGCTGGAGCTCGGCGGCAAGTCCGCCAACGTCATCCTGCCCTCGGCCGATCTGGCCAAGGCGGTCAACGTCGGCATCGCCAACGTGATGTCCAACTCCGGCCAGACGTGCAGCGCCTGGACCCGGATGCTGGTGGACGCCGAACGGTACGAGGAGGCCGTCGCCCTCGCCGCCGCGGCCGTCGCCAAGTACGTACCCGGCGAGCGGGTCGGTCCGCTCGTCAACGCCAAGCAGCAGGCCCGGGTGCGCGGTTACATCGAGAAGGGCATCGAGGAGGGCGCCCGCGTCGTGGCCGGCGGCCCCGAGGCACCCCTCGCCACCGGGTACTACGTCAGCCCCACCGTGTTCGCCGACGTCACCCCGGAGATGACCATCGCCCAGGAGGAGATCTTCGGCCCGGTCGTCTCGATCCTGAAGTACGAGGACGAGGCGGACGCGCTGCGCATCGCCAACGGCACCGTGTACGGGCTCGCGGGCGCCGTCTGGGCCGCCGACGACGCGGAGGCCGTCGCCTTCGCCCGGCGGATGGACACCGGTCAGGTGGACATCAACGGCGGCCGTTTCAACCCGCTCGCCCCCTTCGGCGGTTACAAGCAGTCCGGCGTCGGCCGCGAACTCGGCGAGCACGGCCTCTCCGAGTACCTCCAGACCAAGTCCCTCCAGTTCTGAACGACCCCTTGAGTCCGCAGAGTCCGCAGAGTCCGCGCCCCCGATCAGCAAGGAGCCAGTCCGTGGTCCGCGCCGCCGTACTGTCCGCCGTCGGAGCTCCGCTGGAGATCACCGACATCACCCTGCCCGAGCCCGGCCCCGGCCAGGTGCGCATCCGCCTTGCCGCCGCCGGGGTCTGCCACTCCGACCTCTCGTTGTCCAACGGCACCATGCGGCTGCCCGTCCCCGCCGTCCTCGGCCACGAGGGCGCGGGCACCGTCGTCTCGGTCGGCGAGGGCGTCGGCCATCTCGCCCCGGGCGACGGCGTCGTCCTCAACTGGGCGCCGTCCTGCGGCAGCTGCCACCACTGCGGAATCGGCGAGGTCTGGCTCTGCGCCAACGCCCTGGCCGGCGCGGCGAACATCCACGCCCGTACCGCCGACGGCACCGAACTGCACCCCGGGCTCAACGTCGCCGCCTTCGCGCAGGAGACCGTGGTCGCCGCGAACTGCGTCCTGCCCGCCCCGGACGGCATCCCGCTCACCGACGCGGCCCTGCTCGGCTGCGCGGTGCTGACCGGGTACGGCGCGATCCACCACAGCGCCCAGGTCCGCGCGGGCGAGTCCGTCGTCGTGTTCGGCATCGGCGGAGTCGGTCTCGCGGTGCTCCAGGCCGCCCGGATCGCGGGCGCCTCGAAGATCATCGCGGTGGACGTCTCCCCGGAGAAGGAGGACCTCGCGCGCCGTGCGGGTGCCACGGACTACGTGATCGCCTCCGCCACCACGCCCCGCGAGATCCGGGGGCTCACCGGCGGCCAGGGCGCGGACGTGGCCGTCGAGTGCGTCGGCCGGGCCGCCACCATCCGTACCGCCTGGGAGTCCACCCGCCGGGGCGGGCGCACCACGGTCGTCGGGATCGGGGGCAAGGACCAGCAGGTGACGTTCAACGCCCTGGAGATCTTCCACTGGGGCAGGTCCCTGACCGGCTGCGTGTACGGCAACAGCGACCCGGCCCGCGATCTGCCGGTGCTGGCCGACCACATCCGCGCGGGCCGCTTCGACGTCTCGATGATGGTCACCGAACGGATCGCGCTCGACGGCATCCCGGCGGCCTTCGACAACATGATCGCCGGCAAGGGCGGCCGGGCCCTGGTGGTCTTCTAACTCCCCGCGGAAGCCTCCGAGCGTCCCGTGGTGAGCAGCCGGGCCTCCATCTCGCCCTGCTCGAAGAGCCGGGAGGCCGGTCCCACGATCAGCGGGTCCGGCTCCCCGGCCACCGTCGCGTCCTTGTCCGGGTAGTCGAACCGGTGCAGGACGTGCCGGATCGCCTCCAGCCGCGCCCGCTTCTTGTCGTTGCTCTTCACCACGGTCCACGGGGCATCCGCCGTGTCCGTGTGGAAGAGCATCAGCTCCTTGGCCTCGGTGTACGCGTCCCACTTGTCGAGCGAGGCGAGGTCGACCGGGCTCAGCTTCCACTGCCGCACCGGATCGGTCTGCCGGCTCATGAACCGGTTGCGCTGCTCGTCGCGCGAGACGGAGAACCAGAACTTCACCAGGTGGATGCCGTCGCGCGCCAGCATCCGTTCGAACCCCGGGGCCTGGTGCATGAATTCCAGGTACTCGGGGGTCGAGCAGAACCCCATCACCCGCTCCACACCGGCCCGGTTGTACCAGGACCGGTCGAACATCACGATCTCCCCGGCGGCAGGCAGATGCGCCACGTACCGCTGGAAGTACCACTGGGAGCGCTCGCGTTCGGTGGGCTTCTCCAGCGCCACCACCCTCGCACCACGCGGATTGAGGTGCTCGGTGAACCGCTTGATGGTGCCGCCCTTGCCCGCGGCGTCGCGCCCCTCGAAGAGTATGACGAGCCGCTCGTCGTGCTCCTTGACCCAGTGCTGGAGCTTCAGCAGCTCTATCTGCAGGGCGCGCTTGGACTTGTCGTACGCCTTGCGGCCGAGCTTGGACGTGTACGGATAGTCCTCGCGCCAGGCGTCACGCGCCCTGCCCTCGGGCGTCACCAGTACCGGGGCGTCGGCCCCCTTCGCCTTCTTACGGCCGGTCCGCTGCTTGGCGCTCCGCGTCATGAGGGGGTCCTTCCACCTGCGGGGCGGATTCTTCCGCGTCGCACCAGTCTGCGGACGCTTCCGGGAGACCGCCACCCCGGCCGGACGGAGCAGTCCGCCACCGACGGTGAGCGGCGCGGGCGCCGCTACCGCATGTTCTGTGCGGGAGGTGGTGCGTACTGGAGGGCGAGTCCGTCGATCAGTGCGCGCAGGCCCGTCTCGAAGGCCCCTTCGTCGACTTTCTGACGGCGCTCCGCCAGCAGGTGCGCCTGGCCCAGGTGCGGATAGTCGGCCGGGTCGTACGCCGTCTCGTCGTCCACGAAGCCCCGGGCGAACGAGCCGAGGGCCGATCCGGTGATGAAGTAGCGCATCAGGGCGCCGATGTAGGTGGCCTGGGCAGGCGGCCAGCCCGCGCGGACCATCGCGCCGAACACCGCGTCGGCGACCCGTAGGCCGGCCGGGCGGCGGCCGGGGCCCTGGGCGAGCACCGGGACGATGTGCGGATGCGCGCTGAGCGCCGCACGGTAGGAGACGGCCCAGTCGTGCAGCGCGGCACGCCAGTCCCGGGTGTCGGACTCGTCGAACATCGACAGATCGACCTGTGCGGAGACGGAGTCGGCGACCGCGTCCAGGATCTCGTCCTTGTTGCGGAAGTGGTTGTAGAGCGACGGCCCGCTCACCCCGAGCTCGGCCGCCAGTCGACGGGTCGAGACGGCGTCGAGCCCCTCGGCGTCCACGAGGGCGCTTGCCGTCTCGACGATGCGGTCTCTGCTGAGGAGGGGCTTGCGCGGGCGGGCCATGCAGCACATAGTAGGCCCTGCGCACTTAAAACTAGCAGTGCTAATTAAAGTCGATCGCCCCTCGTGTGCCGGTCGGCCCGAAGTGGAGAGCCGAAGGATGAACCTGGAACTCAGTGCGGAGCAGGAAGCCGTCCGGCAGCTCGCCAAGGACTTCGTCGCCCGTGACATCGCCCCGCACGTCGTCGAGTGGGACCGGGCCGAGAACGTCGACAAGTCGATCGTGAAGAAGCTGGGCTCCCTCGGCTTCCTCGGGCTGACCGTTCCCGAGGAGTACGGCGGCTCGGGCGGTGACCACCTCGCGTACTGCC
This genomic interval from Streptomyces sp. NBC_00464 contains the following:
- a CDS encoding Zn-dependent alcohol dehydrogenase, translated to MVRAAVLSAVGAPLEITDITLPEPGPGQVRIRLAAAGVCHSDLSLSNGTMRLPVPAVLGHEGAGTVVSVGEGVGHLAPGDGVVLNWAPSCGSCHHCGIGEVWLCANALAGAANIHARTADGTELHPGLNVAAFAQETVVAANCVLPAPDGIPLTDAALLGCAVLTGYGAIHHSAQVRAGESVVVFGIGGVGLAVLQAARIAGASKIIAVDVSPEKEDLARRAGATDYVIASATTPREIRGLTGGQGADVAVECVGRAATIRTAWESTRRGGRTTVVGIGGKDQQVTFNALEIFHWGRSLTGCVYGNSDPARDLPVLADHIRAGRFDVSMMVTERIALDGIPAAFDNMIAGKGGRALVVF
- a CDS encoding ABC transporter ATP-binding protein, with translation MTRAITLNNVSKAYGRSSRAVDRLSLTIDPGEFVVLLGPSGCGKSTVLRMIAGLEDITEGEILLDGEPANDLTPRERGMAMVFQNFALYPTMTNRANIGFPLKLENPRQDHNERIENTARMLGIESVLDRLPGQLSGGERQRVAMGRAISRQPSAFLMDEPLSNLDAKLRNHLRAEISQLTKELGVTTVYVTHDQAEAMSLGHRVAVMRGGVLQQVSPPREVYSLPENVFVAAFIGTPRINLLQAVVHAPLEGRMSIDLGRQRLPLPEPLSPDHQLLRIQQGRRIIVGLRSEAVRIAPPSQARPGEVALSGIVEHVEYQGHEALVHLNTGSQPAVVPDLESARPDRGTLRRRRGAGGGAGVLERLKERATGHTGASVAVLDEPGFEPLPPGVHSPDRPAVTASDLVVRTGPDMRLRTGGQVPLLVDLAHLYVFDHQGRRICPLPKDVPGLEV
- the ppk2 gene encoding polyphosphate kinase 2 produces the protein MTRSAKQRTGRKKAKGADAPVLVTPEGRARDAWREDYPYTSKLGRKAYDKSKRALQIELLKLQHWVKEHDERLVILFEGRDAAGKGGTIKRFTEHLNPRGARVVALEKPTERERSQWYFQRYVAHLPAAGEIVMFDRSWYNRAGVERVMGFCSTPEYLEFMHQAPGFERMLARDGIHLVKFWFSVSRDEQRNRFMSRQTDPVRQWKLSPVDLASLDKWDAYTEAKELMLFHTDTADAPWTVVKSNDKKRARLEAIRHVLHRFDYPDKDATVAGEPDPLIVGPASRLFEQGEMEARLLTTGRSEASAGS
- a CDS encoding TetR/AcrR family transcriptional regulator; translation: MARPRKPLLSRDRIVETASALVDAEGLDAVSTRRLAAELGVSGPSLYNHFRNKDEILDAVADSVSAQVDLSMFDESDTRDWRAALHDWAVSYRAALSAHPHIVPVLAQGPGRRPAGLRVADAVFGAMVRAGWPPAQATYIGALMRYFITGSALGSFARGFVDDETAYDPADYPHLGQAHLLAERRQKVDEGAFETGLRALIDGLALQYAPPPAQNMR
- a CDS encoding aldehyde dehydrogenase family protein, whose protein sequence is MKAHDGMYIGGAWRPAAGTDTVAVVNPADEQVIAHVPAGTAEDIDAAVRAARAAFPGWAATPPAERAARIGALRDVLAARKDEIAETVTAELGSPLPMSQMVHAGVPVLVAGSYAELAATYAFEERHGNSTVFLEPVGVVGAITPWNYPLHQIVAKVAPALAAGCTVVLKPAEDTPLTAQLFAEATEEAGLPAGVFNLVTGLGPVAGQALAEHEDVDLVSFTGSTAVGRQIGATAGGAIKRVALELGGKSANVILPSADLAKAVNVGIANVMSNSGQTCSAWTRMLVDAERYEEAVALAAAAVAKYVPGERVGPLVNAKQQARVRGYIEKGIEEGARVVAGGPEAPLATGYYVSPTVFADVTPEMTIAQEEIFGPVVSILKYEDEADALRIANGTVYGLAGAVWAADDAEAVAFARRMDTGQVDINGGRFNPLAPFGGYKQSGVGRELGEHGLSEYLQTKSLQF